GCTGGCCCGAAAATCAAGTATTAGTCAACTTAGCTGGAATTCTGTGGGGCAAAAAGAAGGCTACTATATCGAAGGCCAGGCACAAAACCGGAATTTGAAAATCTGGAAAATCATTGAGCTGCTAAATGGGAAAGAATTGGCTGCAGAAGGGCGAGCACTCAATCATTGTGTAGCATCTTATGCGCAAAAGTGCATGAGAGGCAAATGTTCTATCTGGTCCATGTATTGTAATGGGGAAAGAGTGCTAACCATAGAGGTGCTTTCTTCAACTAACTACATCATACAGATCAGAGGAAAAAGAAATCGAGCAGCCCAGCCCAGAGAATTACGAATAGTGAGACGCTGGGCGGCTGAAAATGATATTAACATCGCTAAATATGCCTAACCCTACGCAGCTTTTGGTCGTAAGAAAAATCAATCCCCTTTCTTTTGGGAATAAAATGAAATTTAAAAAGAGAATAATCTCTTTGGCACATCTACTAGATATAACCACTAATATCAAACGTATGTCATTAAGTAAATCTAAATATCATCTTTCATGGAATCCTTCCAGCAGTCATCAATTGATGGAGTTAGAAGCCGTCAATTTTCATTAGCTGAGCCGGAAAGAAATATTTTTAGATTGCTATAAGTAGGTGCTGCCTGTCAGTCCCATCTTTATTTCGCTTTTAAAAATTTTCTGCTAAAGAATTTTCAATACTGAAAGTTCAGCATAACCCGGCTCAGCCAAAGGGATATGTTTATGAACAGCAGAAAATCTACGCAAGCAGACAAACTGCTTTGGACTTCCTTTTTAGCAGGGGATGAAAAAGCATTGTCCGACATTGTAAACAAGTACCATTCAAAGCTGGTCTGCGTTTTACTTCGCTATACCTGCAATGAAACTGAACTTGAAGACCTGATCTCAGAGATTTTTATCTGGTTGATGGAAAGTCAAACCAGGCTTAAGGATCTTGAGGTTAGAAACCTCTCTGCCTTTCTCATTGAGATTGGTAAGAAGATGTATTTTTCCAAAAGCAAAAAAGCTCGACGTCGTCAGGAAATCCTGGCTCAATATGTTAAGCCCTATGTCGAGAAAAGCGTGAGTCCCTATGGGTTGGATGCTGCCTATGTCGCAGATATTCAACAAATGATCCAGGGGGTTTCGCATCCGGCCCGTCGTCGTATCCTGCAACTTCTGAGTGAAGGTTATGATGCGCAGGAAATTTCTGAAGCTTTTGGCAAAACTCCCAAGTGGGCTCACCAGAATATTTACCTTGCCAGAAGGGAGTTGAAAAGCATCATGGGAATGGTATAAAAATTACAGGCAGATCGTATTTAATATGATCTGCCTGTAAAGAGGTAGTGAAGCTGAGGGCAACTTAGGCCTTCATTCCGCCATCCACTCTTAATTCCATACCGGTAACAAAGCTGCTTTCATTGCTGCAAAGCCAGGCAATACTTTCTGCGACCTCTTCTGCTTGGCCGAATCTTTTGAGGGGAATGCTATGTTTGATCATCTGGATCAAACCTTCTTCTTCATTGGCGTATCCCATGCCCATAGGGGTTTCAATAATTGTAGGGCATATCGCATTGACACGAATTTTGTATTTGCCATATTCGTGAGCAGCTGTTCGAGTCATTCCTATAACGGCATGCTTGCTTGCTGAATAGGCCGACATCCGGGGAGCTGCACCAATTCCTGCTACAGAGGAAATATTCACAATAGAACCTCCTTCTCCCTGTTCCAACATGATTTTCAGGGCTTCTTTCATGCAGTACCAAACGCCATTTACATTGACCTGCATGATCTTTTCGTACATCTCATCCGGATATTTATGAGTGAATTCAAGCATGCCTCCTATTCCGGCATTATTTACCGCAATATCTACTCTGCCAAATTGAGCTTTAGTCTGAGCAAATAGGTTCTCGACCTGACTCTTTTGAGAAACATCGCAAGGAATATTGAGCGCTTTTCCCCCTTCGGCCACAATGCTATCATAGGTTTCTTTGGCGCCTTCTTCATTGATATCAGAAACAACTACTTTGGCTCCCTGTTTAGCAAATAATACAGCCGTAGCTCTACCTATACCCGAACCGGAACCAGTAACGATGGCAACTTTATTGTCAAAATTCATGTGATCTATATCTATTTATTAGGTTTCATAAAGGATTTCAAAACATTGGGCAGGCCCATTTTATCGGAATTTAAGTGAGAGGCACCATCAACATAGAGGGTGATACCACTTATATAAGAGGCTAAGGGACTTGCCAGGAAGCCAACAGCATTTGCTATATCTTCCACAGTGCCAAAGCGGCCCAATGGAACTGCTTCCCGAGCTTCTTTAAACATATCCTGAATCTGGGGAGGATAGGTCGAAAGGCCTGAAGACTCTATAGTACCCGGTGCCACGGAATTTATCCGGATATTATATTCGCTCCATTCTACTGCCAGAGTCTTGGTCAAATTCTCGACTCCTGCTCTGGCTGCTCCGGTATGGATCATTCCGGGAAAGCCTCTGAAAATATCGGCGATGATATTGATGATGATCCCATTTTTTTGAGGAAGGAAAAAGGCATTGCCCATTTCCCGGATCATATAAAAGGTTCCATTTAGGTTGTTGTTGATTACGGCATTCCAGCCTTTATCATTGATCATCTCGGCTAATGCCGGAAATTGTCCCCCGGCATTATTAACAAGTAT
The nucleotide sequence above comes from Bacteroidia bacterium. Encoded proteins:
- a CDS encoding RNA polymerase sigma factor, producing the protein MNSRKSTQADKLLWTSFLAGDEKALSDIVNKYHSKLVCVLLRYTCNETELEDLISEIFIWLMESQTRLKDLEVRNLSAFLIEIGKKMYFSKSKKARRRQEILAQYVKPYVEKSVSPYGLDAAYVADIQQMIQGVSHPARRRILQLLSEGYDAQEISEAFGKTPKWAHQNIYLARRELKSIMGMV
- a CDS encoding SDR family oxidoreductase gives rise to the protein MNFDNKVAIVTGSGSGIGRATAVLFAKQGAKVVVSDINEEGAKETYDSIVAEGGKALNIPCDVSQKSQVENLFAQTKAQFGRVDIAVNNAGIGGMLEFTHKYPDEMYEKIMQVNVNGVWYCMKEALKIMLEQGEGGSIVNISSVAGIGAAPRMSAYSASKHAVIGMTRTAAHEYGKYKIRVNAICPTIIETPMGMGYANEEEGLIQMIKHSIPLKRFGQAEEVAESIAWLCSNESSFVTGMELRVDGGMKA
- a CDS encoding SDR family oxidoreductase gives rise to the protein MFAQDLYKDKIALVTGGRSGIGYGIAKMMLQLGATVYIGSRKEEALQKAAEELAEFGDVHFQSLDIRNTEEIQFLAEKIKAEQGRLDILVNNAGGQFPALAEMINDKGWNAVINNNLNGTFYMIREMGNAFFLPQKNGIIINIIADIFRGFPGMIHTGAARAGVENLTKTLAVEWSEYNIRINSVAPGTIESSGLSTYPPQIQDMFKEAREAVPLGRFGTVEDIANAVGFLASPLASYISGITLYVDGASHLNSDKMGLPNVLKSFMKPNK